GAGGCCCGCGTTGATACCGTTGAAGCCCAGCAGTTTTCAACCACCACCAAGCTCGAAGGTTCCGTGATTGGAACCATTCAGTTTGGTGACCAAACCGACGTTGACGGTGGTATTGGCAGCAGTCGTGCTTCAGCGCTGGCAGAAGTTGGATTAACCTTCAACACCAGCTTTACGGGGGAAGACTTACTGCAGATTACCCTCTTGACAGGTAATGGTGGTAACGACTTCTTTGGCGAGTTCTTTGACGCAGGGGGTGGCCTTGCCGGTGGCACCGTCAATCCCGGCGCTATCGAATATCGAGATACTGGCCCAGGCGTTGAGCTAGATCGTCTTGCCTATGAATTTAGCCCTGTGGAGAACCTTTCAGTCACCATTGGACCACAGCTCTATCCCAGTGATTTTATCGATGGCAATAGCTATGCTAACGATCCGGGTGCTGACTTTAACTCTGGCTTTTTCATTAACAATGCTCTGATCATTAATGATGCCGTCGATGATCCCGGTGGGGCGGGCTTTGGTTTTAACTACAACCTTGGGGGCGGTCCTCTGAGCTTGCGTGCAGGGTACGTGGCCGCTGCAGGCGGTAGTGCGGTTGAAGGCGCAACAGAGACAGAAGGCCTTTTCGGCGACCCGCATCAGGCGGTGGCAGAGGTTGAATACGCTACCACTTTTGGCGCTTCTGATGATGGTAACTTCGCTGTACGCCTTCAGTATGCCTACACTGAGACCTTTGCACTAGTTCAAAACGTAGTTGGCGTTAACGCTGAAGCTACCTTTGGCCGGTTTGGCGTGTTTGGCCGCTACGGTATTTCTTTAGACCCCCAGGCGGGTGGTGCAGACCTCTTTGCCGTTGGGACGAATAATGCTCAAACCTGGATGGCGGGCGTCGGCGTCTCGGATTTGCTGATCCCTGGCTCAATGCTTTCCTTTGCGGCTGGGCAACCGTTCATTGCTCCAGGTCAGCCGGATCAGACTAACTTTGAGGGGTTCTATCGTATTCCGGTCAATGACAACATCACGATTACGCCTGCTGTCATGGTGATTACTGACCCCAACAACATTGACCAGAATGCACTGATTCAAGGGGTTCTACGCACGACGTTCTCCTTTTAACCCAAGCGCTCATTGTTCTCCGTTGAACAGGCAACGCCCTCTCAAGAGGGCGTCCTTTTTCGCTCGCCTTCAAATCATAAGGATCCTGATCATGATGCATCAACTCGTTAAACCGTTCGTCTTGGCTTTCACT
The genomic region above belongs to Acaryochloris thomasi RCC1774 and contains:
- a CDS encoding iron uptake porin; the encoded protein is MNKRPFLSGGLGLLGALALTAPAFADTSVSDLIAETESDSTGQVTSVSQLSDVQPTDWAFQALQSLVERYGCIAGYPNGTFRGNRSATRYEMAAALNACLDQISDRFASKADLDAVKALQDEFAAELATLRGRVDGLEARVDTVEAQQFSTTTKLEGSVIGTIQFGDQTDVDGGIGSSRASALAEVGLTFNTSFTGEDLLQITLLTGNGGNDFFGEFFDAGGGLAGGTVNPGAIEYRDTGPGVELDRLAYEFSPVENLSVTIGPQLYPSDFIDGNSYANDPGADFNSGFFINNALIINDAVDDPGGAGFGFNYNLGGGPLSLRAGYVAAAGGSAVEGATETEGLFGDPHQAVAEVEYATTFGASDDGNFAVRLQYAYTETFALVQNVVGVNAEATFGRFGVFGRYGISLDPQAGGADLFAVGTNNAQTWMAGVGVSDLLIPGSMLSFAAGQPFIAPGQPDQTNFEGFYRIPVNDNITITPAVMVITDPNNIDQNALIQGVLRTTFSF